The nucleotide sequence CATCTTTCGCTGCCAGATAAGAGTGTCCTGCCAGATTCATTGTTTCTGCCAGTGCTTCACGTAAAACGGGATCATCTTCAACAATTAACACGTCACTCATGAGTTATCCTCGGGTAAAATACCATTATCCTGGTAGATTAATCGTTATACAACTCCCTTGCCCTGGTAAAGAATCTAACATAACCTCTCCACCGTGCGCTCTTACAACTGCATAAACAACAGCAAGCCCTAATCCTGTTCCCTGTGCTTTCGTTGTGAAAAAGGGCGTAAAGGCCTGCCCTCTTACATCATCAGGCATCCCGAGACCATTGTCGATCATTTTAAATTGCACGCCACCATCGGCCTGATCCTCAATGGTGAGACTGATACAATTTGCCTTGGCTTGCAAGGCATTGATAACGAGATTTAACACAGCCCCGATAAATGACTCTTTATGCAAAAGCATTTCATCTTTCTGTGATTGATTATCAATCGTAAAACTTGCAGACTCAGCCTGAATAAAAGGCTGTGCTCGTTCAGCTAACTGATTACAACACTCTTGTAATGATACCGAAACAAGCTCAATCATTTCACCTTTGGCAAATAACAACAACTCTTGAATTTGCTGTTCTATACTGGCATGGCAACCTTGTAAACGAGTAATCCACTGTAAACAACGGCTATCACTCTGCGGCTGCGCGGCTAAATGCTCTGTGTAGAGTATTGCTGATGACAAAGGGGTCCTAATCTGGTGAGCAAGCTGGGCGGTCATTCTACCCATAGCCATTAAACGATGCTGATTTGCTTTGGATTGTTCATAATCACGGCTAGCGGTGACGTCTGTTAAGGTAATTAATTGTCCTGGTAAACTTTCGAGCGAAGAAATGGCTACATGTAATCTATGACCATTCACTAAAGAAACTTCATGACCATCATCGGCGCGAGGAGCGAACACTTGCTTAATTACCCTAAGCCAGGCAATTCCCTGTAGTCCCGTTCCTAACAAAGCCTCAGCTGCTTTATTGAGCCAAACAATGTAACCTTGCGCATTCAGCACAACTAGACCACAAGGTAGACAGGTTAAAATGTCTTGAGCAGGTAAGCTGACTGCTGCTTGTGTTTCGTTTGGAGAAACCTCAGTGCAATGCATACATTAGTACCTTGATTAATTGGAAAACCCGTAGCAAAGTTTAAGCCAAAACTAAAATATAAATAAAATCAGATAATTAATCTATAAAAAACGAATTAAAGTCGCTATTTTGACATTTATAAAAGGTTTGGCGTCAAATTAAACTTGCCTCAACTTTATAATAAAGACAAGATTATACCATATACTGTAAACTGGCTCTGAACCCGGCTTAGATCAAACTCTTGAAGTTACAAAAATTGGGGACTCAATGCAAACTATACATCAATTATTAAATTATATCTTACATATAGATACTTATCTTATTGCTTTTGTATCAGCATATGGTATTTGGACCTATCTAGCATTGTTCGCCATTATATTTTGCGAAACAGGGCTAGTTATAACCCCTTTTCTACCAGGTGATTCGTTACTTTTTGCTGCAGGCAGTCTTGCAGCACAGCAAAGTACACCTTTGAGTATTCTGCCTTTATTCAGTCTATTAGTAATCGCATCGATTGCCGGAAACCAAATAAATTACTTCATAGGAAAAGCTATTGGTCCACGGGTATTTTCTGCAAATCATTCTCGATTATTGAATAAAAAATACTTAATTGAAGCCCATCAGTTTTATGAAAGGCATGGGGGGAAAACAATTATCCTCGCTCGCTTTATTCCTATCATTCGCACCTTTGCCCCTTTTGTGGCAGGAGTCGGCTATATGACCGTCTCACTATTTTCCATCTACAATCTGGTTAGTGCTCTATTTTGGGTGGGCAGCTTGCTCAGTTTAGGGTATTTTTTTGGTTCTATTCCCATTATTAAGGACAATTTTGCCATCGTTATTTATGGTATTATTGCCCTCTCCCTTCTACCACCCGTTTTGGCTTTTCTCTATCGTAAGATAAATGCTGCCACCCACAAACTTGTTTAGGATATTCTGACCGCTACTCGAATAGCAGGACAAAGCATAGGCAAATGCAGGTTGGCCGCCGCTCCCAACAGCTTGTCGAGGGATAACCTGCATGCCTCAAAATCAAGTCATAACTACTGCAGAGCGAAACGTAAACAGCCCCTAAATAATCTCAGAATTTTACTTCTTTCCTGCTTTTTCATCCAGTTTCCGCAAGAATGCCATCTTTTCCGCAATTTTACTTTCAAGGCCTCGTGAAACTGGTTGATACCAGCGAGGTTCTTTCATCCCTTCTGGTAAATAGTTTTCTCCTGCAGCATAAGCATCCGGTTCATCATGGGCATAACGGTATTCATGGCCATAACCTAACTGTTTCATTAATTGGGTCGGTGCGTTGCGCAAATGAAGTGGTACTTCTCGCGATTTGTCCTGTT is from Legionella donaldsonii and encodes:
- a CDS encoding sensor histidine kinase → MHCTEVSPNETQAAVSLPAQDILTCLPCGLVVLNAQGYIVWLNKAAEALLGTGLQGIAWLRVIKQVFAPRADDGHEVSLVNGHRLHVAISSLESLPGQLITLTDVTASRDYEQSKANQHRLMAMGRMTAQLAHQIRTPLSSAILYTEHLAAQPQSDSRCLQWITRLQGCHASIEQQIQELLLFAKGEMIELVSVSLQECCNQLAERAQPFIQAESASFTIDNQSQKDEMLLHKESFIGAVLNLVINALQAKANCISLTIEDQADGGVQFKMIDNGLGMPDDVRGQAFTPFFTTKAQGTGLGLAVVYAVVRAHGGEVMLDSLPGQGSCITINLPG
- a CDS encoding DedA family protein, coding for MQTIHQLLNYILHIDTYLIAFVSAYGIWTYLALFAIIFCETGLVITPFLPGDSLLFAAGSLAAQQSTPLSILPLFSLLVIASIAGNQINYFIGKAIGPRVFSANHSRLLNKKYLIEAHQFYERHGGKTIILARFIPIIRTFAPFVAGVGYMTVSLFSIYNLVSALFWVGSLLSLGYFFGSIPIIKDNFAIVIYGIIALSLLPPVLAFLYRKINAATHKLV